The Halobacterium hubeiense genome contains the following window.
GCTTCGACGTGCTTCCAGACCGCGGTCCGCGAGATGCCGAGGTCGTCGGCGAGCGCGGGACCGGCCACGGGCCCGTCGGCGAGCGCGTCCAAGACCGCGCGGCGCGTCTCGTTCATCGCTGGGAGCTACCCGCTACGCCAGCAAAAGTCCCCGCTTTCGCGGGAAAGGCTGAAGAACCGCGCCGCCGAACCCCGAGACGAGCGGTTCGGGCCGGTTCTGTCCCCCGAACTACTTTCATACGAGTAATTTCGATATATTTTATCTCGGGTATCTTCAAATAGATTGAATATCCCGGCGGGATATGGTGTGGGTAGACGATGTCAGACAGCAAGTTCACGCAGTTCCTCGAGGACAACCCCCGGATGATCGGCGTGCTGTTCAGCCTGATGGTGTTCCTGTCGAGTACAGGTGCCGCGGCAGCGAGTCTCGGCACCACGACGAGTGGCCCCTAACTAAGTTCGTTCTGCAGTAGTTCGTCACTCCACGTGAGTCCGCCGTCGTACAGCACCGGCGCCACACCGCGGTTGAAGAACTCGCGCAGGTCGCTCACTGTCACCTCGAAGGTGTCGATAATACCGGAGTTCAGGTACTGACTAGTGTTTTCTTTGATGTGAGGTTGATACATCGAGCCGATGGACGACCGTGGCGTCGGATACCCCCGTATCGTGAGTTTGTAGCCGCCGGTGGTCTCCGTGAGTTCGGTCGCGACCGGCGTCCCGTTCTTGCTCTGGACTAACTGGAGCGTGCCGTCGCCGATAGTGATGTACTTGTTTCCGAACAGCGTCACGTGGCGCGCGACCGACAGCCCCGCCTGCAGCGTGAAGCCGTTGTTCAGCAGTCGGGCGAGCGCGCGACCGATGCGGACTGCGGGGTCGTTGCTGATGTTCGCGAGCGTGACGATGCCGCCGTAGCTCCCGCGCTCGACGAGCGCGTCCCCCTGCTCGTAGGACTTGCAGGCGTTCAACAGGAACGCGTCGACGTTGACCTCCTCCAGCGTCCGCGCGTCGAACATCCCGTCCGCGCACTGGAAGCCGCGCTCGTCGACGTGGCCGATGTAGTGCAGGAAGTCGGTGTCCTTGCGCAGGACGTCGGCGAGCTCGTCGCCGGTGAGGTCGTAGTGGACCGCGATGTCGAACTCGAAGACGTCCCGCGTCCCGTAGAACTGTTCGACGATGTCCTCCTCGCTCATCTCGTCCTCGTTGCAGACGATGTCGATGCTGATGGAGTCC
Protein-coding sequences here:
- a CDS encoding DUF7503 family protein, giving the protein MSDSKFTQFLEDNPRMIGVLFSLMVFLSSTGAAAASLGTTTSGP